In bacterium, the genomic window GCTCCGGATCAACAAGAATATCGCAAAAACGGGTGTCTTGCCAATGCATCGTGTCAGCCGGATTGAGGAACTGCCACGTACGGCATGTGTCTTGACTGATTACGGGATAGGTTGCGAAACGCATCTGATCGCGCCAGTAATAATCCGCGCTGGCGTAGATCGTTCCGGGTGCGCTCCCCCTCGGGCCGGTTCCCCCGAAGTAGTAGGAGGTAAAGGTGGTATCCCACCAGCAGCGCCAAGTAGCTCCAAAGTCGGTAGACATTCGCAAGCCGGCAACATGGGACTGGATAATATGTCCCTCAATATCATCTAAAGTCATCAACTTGATATTTCCGCCCAAGTTGTAGTAGCCCGACCATGTTGCACCGCTATCCGAGCTAAAGAAATAGTAACTTGCATCCAGGTCAAAGTACACATAGCACCACGCATGAAGGCCATCGGCGAACCACCCGGCTTCGCAACCTGATCCGGTAAGAATTGAGATTCCAGCGGACGCCTGTTGCCAGGTCAATCCGCGATCCAAGGAGAGATAGGGAGCACTAGGTCCATAGCGCACGGAAGCCAGAGCACGTTCAGGATTGTGCGGATTCGCTTGAACGGCAATCACACTCACTCCAATCGGAATTCCACTGTCCCGCAACTCCCATGAATCCCCACCATTACTGCTATAGTAAGGACGAAAATACAGATAGGGATTGGCGCCCGGGTGATCGCTCACTGTGGTCCAAACTCCCGAATCCTCTGTAATGATGCGAGTAATCGAACCGACATCATGCCCCGGAAGCGGGGATATCTCTTCCCATTCCGGCTGTCCCCAGGCCATGCCTCCCGCGAAGAGGATCGCCATGCCTACCAAGCAGGTACGCACTATTTTACCCATAAACGAGAAAACCTTGCCGCACCTGTGCCGCAAGGTCATGGAAAACCTTCTCATCATGTTAAAT contains:
- a CDS encoding T9SS type A sorting domain-containing protein gives rise to the protein MGKIVRTCLVGMAILFAGGMAWGQPEWEEISPLPGHDVGSITRIITEDSGVWTTVSDHPGANPYLYFRPYYSSNGGDSWELRDSGIPIGVSVIAVQANPHNPERALASVRYGPSAPYLSLDRGLTWQQASAGISILTGSGCEAGWFADGLHAWCYVYFDLDASYYFFSSDSGATWSGYYNLGGNIKLMTLDDIEGHIIQSHVAGLRMSTDFGATWRCWWDTTFTSYYFGGTGPRGSAPGTIYASADYYWRDQMRFATYPVISQDTCRTWQFLNPADTMHWQDTRFCDILVDPEQPGHLFYTIVDTVFESTDNGQSWIPLWGGPIGVFFKNIIGYDPSRDWIYATGAYPLSEGPSERGIGRLRRGNAIDPRRPAEAYQQVLRIFPAPISVGHNLTIEIPTIVGGEPKIVLFDLLGRQVWAFPAQPAQGARETKIQVVIPNLPQGSYFLQIGSPVGTWKTRIVVVK